The Anaerolineales bacterium genome includes a window with the following:
- a CDS encoding nitroreductase family deazaflavin-dependent oxidoreductase: protein MAKLYEVTQRIRLENAILSVAIRLGIAPKGMHLVAAKGRATGELRETPIEPIEMDGKRWLVAPFGAVNWVRNARKAGKVRLRRGRTVEYLQVREADPGESAPVLRAYLKRGYTSDYFDAGPNSLLADFEAEAHKHPAFIV from the coding sequence TTGGCCAAACTGTACGAGGTGACTCAGCGAATCCGCCTGGAAAATGCGATCCTATCGGTTGCAATTCGCCTCGGTATCGCACCCAAGGGAATGCACCTGGTGGCGGCAAAGGGTCGCGCTACCGGGGAGCTTCGTGAGACACCGATCGAACCTATCGAAATGGATGGCAAACGCTGGCTTGTCGCGCCTTTCGGTGCAGTGAATTGGGTCCGCAATGCCCGCAAGGCTGGCAAAGTGAGATTGAGGAGAGGTCGGACAGTGGAATACCTCCAAGTGAGGGAAGCAGATCCAGGCGAAAGCGCGCCGGTGCTGCGGGCATATCTCAAGCGTGGTTACACAAGTGACTACTTCGATGCCGGCCCCAACTCTCTCCTTGCGGATTTCGAGGCGGAAGCACACAAGCATCCGGCATTCATAGTG
- a CDS encoding cytochrome c, protein MKKLLKWLGIVLGSLLALIVIVFFALAMKGNAIITHTFDVSAENVPIPTDVESVGRGEHWVKAECIGCHGDDLSGGAFFEAPFGYVDAKNLTPGKGGAGTEFNDQDWVRAIRHGVNPEDHSLLIMPASNFWYYSDEDLGDILAYVKSLPPVDNETREPDINLLGKAMLGAGILGRGVVVAQEIQHDARPDFPPAGVTMEYGTYLVNVSGCRDCHGPDLSGGKSADPTSQNAPNLTPGGELIAWQEPDFIKAIRTGVAPSGHQLDPVQMPWEHFKNFSDDELRAIFTYLQTLQRLETTVP, encoded by the coding sequence ATGAAGAAGTTGCTCAAGTGGCTTGGAATCGTGTTGGGCAGTTTGCTCGCGTTGATCGTGATCGTATTCTTCGCCCTGGCTATGAAGGGCAACGCCATCATCACGCATACATTTGATGTCTCCGCCGAGAATGTGCCTATCCCCACCGATGTAGAATCCGTCGGGCGCGGCGAGCATTGGGTCAAGGCCGAGTGCATCGGCTGTCATGGTGATGACCTCTCCGGAGGTGCGTTTTTCGAGGCTCCTTTCGGCTATGTTGATGCTAAGAACCTGACACCCGGCAAAGGTGGGGCTGGAACCGAATTCAACGATCAGGATTGGGTACGCGCGATCCGTCATGGTGTAAACCCAGAGGATCACAGCTTGCTCATTATGCCTGCCTCGAACTTCTGGTACTACAGTGACGAAGATCTGGGTGATATCCTCGCTTACGTGAAATCCCTACCTCCCGTTGACAATGAGACACGTGAACCAGACATCAACCTGCTTGGCAAAGCAATGCTTGGAGCAGGCATCTTGGGGAGGGGAGTGGTCGTTGCACAGGAGATTCAACATGATGCGCGCCCGGATTTCCCCCCTGCCGGCGTCACTATGGAATACGGAACTTACCTTGTCAACGTGAGCGGATGCCGCGATTGTCATGGCCCAGATCTTTCGGGCGGCAAGAGTGCTGATCCCACCTCCCAGAACGCGCCAAATCTCACCCCCGGTGGCGAGTTGATCGCGTGGCAGGAACCGGATTTCATCAAAGCGATCCGCACAGGTGTCGCACCTAGCGGTCACCAACTTGACCCTGTACAAATGCCATGGGAGCATTTCAAGAACTTCTCAGATGATGAGCTAAGGGCGATCTTTACCTACCTGCAGACGCTGCAAAGACTGGAAACGACTGTCCCATGA